One genomic region from Mytilus trossulus isolate FHL-02 chromosome 9, PNRI_Mtr1.1.1.hap1, whole genome shotgun sequence encodes:
- the LOC134684621 gene encoding cell adhesion molecule 4-like, producing MTIPNKVVLFYLGLFNYKCLGDLQIDKVYATTGAAVTLDCSKVAVNGSRWSRQPNRDHNTSYILYTDGTTINPHIRNKERIRIIYDQRRGIYQLKILKVSETDEGKYSCSYLLGTVVHEYYVSLKITRPPSNLKFLNNNRGFIAGTEGHNVTISCLVDSGVPPETLYLQSTNGLAKEGSHGHINHSLVLNRPMNGTSFTCEAKSDQLVVPLVSQIQLLIKYKPTVHIEEGSRLIVKEGDNLVLTCNFSCYPDLRSLEWKHMSYIVDEMNTKYGSTRRLEISQVRTTHSGAFICKVTNEIHQ from the exons atgaca ATTCCAAATAAAGTTGTTTTGTTCTATTTGGGATTATTTAATT ACAAATGTTTGGGAGATCTGCAGATAGACAAGGTTTATGCAACAACTGGAGCTGCAGTTACCTTAGATTGTTCAAAAGTAGCAGTGAATGGAAGCAGATGGTCGCGACAGCCAAATCGGGATCATAATACATCTTACATATTATACACAGATGGAACTACTATCAATCCACATATCAGAAACAAGGAGCGCATTCGGATCATTTACGATCAAAGAAGAGGAATATAtcagttaaaaatattaaaagtttcaGAAACTGACGAAGGAAAATACAGCTGCAGTTATCTACTTGGTACAGTTGTTCATGAATATTATGTTTCATTGAAAATAACAA GACCTCCTTCCAATCTAAAATTTTTGAACAACAACAGAGGTTTTATTGCTGGAACGGAAGGACATAACGTTACAATAAGCTGCTTAGTTGACAGCGGCGTTCCACCAGAAACATTATATCTTCAATCAACCAACGGATTAGCTAAAGAAGGGAGTCATGGACACATCAATCATTCGTTAGTTCTAAATAGGCCAATGAATGGTACCAGTTTCACTTGCGAAGCAAAAAGCGATCAACTGGTTGTTCCACTGGTTTCACAAATTCAACTACTTAtcaaat ATAAACCAACTGTACATATCGAAGAGGGTTCACGGCTAATTGTTAAAGAAGGAGATAATTTAGttttgacatgtaatttttCTTGTTATCCTGATCTACGCAGCCTAGAATGGAAACATATGAGTTATATAGTGGATGAAATGAATACCAAATACGGAAGTACAAGAAGGTTAGAGATATCCCAAGTGAGGACAACCCACTCTGGtgcatttatttgtaaagtAACAAATGAG ATCCACCAGTAG
- the LOC134683895 gene encoding uncharacterized protein LOC134683895 yields MPQGRPGIFTFEPWEHTTTGGQHIRFLNGYQNGSLVLNETKSANTLQDTGIYICSVKNGISDSLGRLSQTGHVTVKRNGNPIFGNKKRAEQFGTFGQATTLNFDVFSLEAMNLTIQGEFDRQRDFGSQIRTNVNMSVVLHGTVVNVEGFNIKIKTQPLTKEDFGNYTVTALSRFGNSIYHFILKSATSPLRPFNVTLAATASKIFVRWNRNFDGGYQQEFFIQLLLKDLVQWKNYGPLTDTMQRQQSFTLNSMKPGVTYYVRMFSSNKIGSSNLTEVFKVTTLDTFMFPSAYVFTSLSAVCLLVIVAVRVLYKIWKAKRHSNREDEGMVVQPFENQYHVDNVLYQSQEEINLSGGGGGDGYSTIDRSDAIPPYGAVVSYSAQCSDSDDEDDYENVTGKSWELLNNEGNNAISIKDDLVLNYSEIVFCPSESPRFVIHGSNNKTVYADVDLSLKAVALPYTDDESSEDNTSDFDDVASWVKTKVESD; encoded by the exons ATGCCACAAGGGCGTCCAGGTATATTTACTTTCGAACCATGGGAACATACTACGACAGGCGGTCAACACATCAGATTCTTAAATGGATATCAGAATGGATCTTTGGTCTTAAATGAGACAAAATCCGCAAATACATTACAAGACACGGGAATCTATATTTGCTCCGTCAAAAATGGTATCAGTGATAGTTTAGGCAGATTAAGTCAAACAGGACATGTTACAGTAAAACGAAACG gaaATCCAATCTTTGGAAATAAGAAACGGGCCGAACAATTTGGAACGTTTGGACAAGCAACGACACTTAACTTTGATGTTTTCAGCTTAGAGGCAATGAATTTGACTATACAAGGTGAATTTGATCGACAGAGAGATTTTGGCAGTCAAATAAGGACAAACGTCAACATGTCTGTTGTATTACATGGAACTGTAGTTAACGTTGAAGGTTTTAACATCAAAATAAAGACTCAACCTTTAACAAAAGAAGATTTTGGAAATTATACAGTGACTGCTCTTAGTCGTTTTGGGAACAGCATTTATCATTTTATCCTGAAATCAGCAA CTTCACCTTTGCGTCCATTCAACGTGACTTTAGCAGCAACAGCTTCAAAGATATTTGTCAGATGGAACAGAAATTTCGATGGTGGCTATCAACAGGAATTCTTTATACAATTGTTATTGAAAGATCTGGTTCAATGGAAGAACTATGGACCTTTAACAGATACAATGCAGAGGCAACAATCGTTTACACTTAATTCTATGAAACCAGGTGTTACATATTATGTACGAATGTTCTCGTCAAATAAAATTGGTTCCAGTAATTTGACTGAAGTTTTTAAAGTAACGACACTGG atACTTTCATGTTCCCCAGTGCATATGTTTTCACCTCTTTGTCTGCAGTTTGTTTACTGGTAATTGTTGCCGTGCGAGTTTTGTACAAGATTT GGAAAGCAAAACGACATTCAAATCGTGA AGATGAAGGCATGGTAGTTCAACCATTTGAAAATCAAT ATCATGTTGATAATGTACTCTACCAATCACAAGAGGAAATCAATTTATCAGGAGGGGGAGGCGGAGATGGATATTCCACGATCGATCGTAGTGACGCCATACCACCATACGGTGCTGTTGTTTCGTATTCAGCCCAATGCTCAGACAGTGATGACGAAGACGACTATGAAAACG TGACAGGCAAAAGTTGGGAGTTACTGAATAACGAAGGAAACAATGCTATCTCAATCAAG GATGACCTTGTTCTTAACTATTCTGAGATTGTCTTTTGTCCAAGCGAAAGTCCAAGATTTGTGATTCATGGATCCAATAATAAAACTGTGTACGCTGATGTTGACCTGTCACTCAAAGCTGTAGCTTTACCATACACAGACGATGAATCAAGTGAAGACAACACTAGTGATTTTGATGATGTCGCATCATGGGTTAAAACTAAGGTTGAAAGTGATTAG